Proteins encoded within one genomic window of Lentisphaera araneosa HTCC2155:
- a CDS encoding glycosyltransferase family protein has protein sequence MKVLFLVQEQQRSIFDTWYEAIANGLDECDLVRVNSDEQKRLKKFVKSRNIDFSTYDRVILFLRYKKMMRQVNYIQSIPNLVIIELDAFQNYCESKYNGRFTKYFNQIPWARVLCTGKGHTQTLCDEGFDVHFVGKAYDHKLLKNLKLNRDIELGFLGSLQTGVYKHRKQFLEDLAKKEEVLIHRTSSGEEYLQMLNRIKFFISADIPFKEYMIKNFEAMACGCVLFTWNNGEVENQQLGFVDMENVVLYKDMDELIEKINILRNNEKLSKIIAENGQKLVEDNHTWQDSANKIIEALQAPLRTKVQKKHCLGLFSTYQVKNN, from the coding sequence ATGAAAGTATTATTTTTAGTTCAGGAACAACAAAGATCAATTTTTGACACATGGTATGAAGCCATAGCAAATGGTCTCGATGAATGTGACCTCGTACGCGTTAATTCAGATGAACAAAAGAGGCTTAAAAAATTTGTTAAAAGTAGGAATATCGACTTTTCTACCTATGATCGAGTCATCTTATTCCTTCGATACAAAAAAATGATGCGACAAGTCAATTACATCCAGAGCATTCCGAATTTAGTTATCATTGAACTCGATGCTTTCCAAAATTACTGTGAAAGTAAATACAATGGACGCTTTACCAAATACTTTAATCAAATCCCATGGGCTCGAGTTCTTTGTACAGGGAAAGGCCACACACAAACCCTCTGTGACGAGGGTTTTGATGTCCATTTTGTCGGCAAAGCCTATGACCATAAACTCCTCAAGAACCTCAAGCTAAACCGCGATATCGAACTCGGATTTTTAGGAAGCCTGCAAACGGGAGTTTATAAACACAGAAAGCAATTCCTAGAAGATCTCGCTAAAAAAGAAGAGGTCCTCATTCATCGTACAAGTTCTGGCGAAGAGTACCTACAGATGCTCAATCGCATCAAATTCTTTATTAGTGCCGACATACCTTTCAAAGAATACATGATTAAAAACTTTGAAGCCATGGCTTGTGGCTGCGTTCTCTTTACTTGGAATAATGGCGAAGTCGAAAATCAACAACTTGGTTTTGTCGATATGGAAAATGTCGTTTTATACAAGGACATGGATGAATTAATTGAGAAAATCAATATCCTTAGAAATAATGAAAAATTATCTAAAATTATCGCCGAGAACGGCCAGAAACTCGTCGAAGACAATCATACTTGGCAAGATTCAGCCAACAAAATTATCGAAGCGCTACAAGCCCCCTTAAGAACTAAAGTTCAAAAGAAGCATTGCCTTGGCCTCTTCTCCACTTATCAAGTAAAAAACAACTAA
- a CDS encoding NAD-dependent epimerase, which yields MHIKKILITGVAGFIGFHLAKKLIELDFEVVGIDNLNDYYDVNLKLSRLQELGIAKKQHTSTKHRNFTFKKIALQDKDSLDKLFRDEDFDAVCNLAAQAGVRYSIENPNEYIQSNLVGFGNLLEACRHFNIKHLVYASSSSFYGLNSLSPFSESHTTDHPVSLYAATKKSNEMMAHSYSHLYDLPTTGLRFFTVYGPWGRPDMALFLFTDAILNNREIKVFNNGEMSRDFTYIDDIVDGIYKALLSPPKRTQEDKLRTDNSSAPYELYNIGNNSPVPLMDFIRAIEKSTGIEAKKNYMPLQPGDVVSTHADCTKIIQNLHYSPSTSLQKGVDQFVQWYKNYYNY from the coding sequence ATGCATATAAAAAAAATTCTTATCACTGGTGTAGCAGGATTCATTGGCTTTCATCTAGCCAAAAAATTAATTGAACTAGATTTTGAGGTAGTCGGAATCGACAATTTAAACGATTATTATGATGTCAACTTAAAACTAAGCAGACTTCAAGAACTCGGGATTGCAAAAAAACAGCACACCAGCACAAAACACCGAAACTTCACGTTCAAAAAAATCGCATTACAAGACAAAGACAGCCTCGATAAATTATTCAGAGATGAAGATTTCGATGCCGTATGCAACCTCGCAGCTCAGGCCGGAGTTCGATACAGTATAGAAAACCCAAATGAATACATTCAAAGCAACCTAGTTGGCTTTGGCAATCTTCTTGAAGCCTGCAGACACTTCAACATCAAACATTTAGTCTACGCTAGCAGCTCATCATTTTATGGGCTAAACAGCCTCAGCCCCTTTTCTGAATCTCACACAACTGATCACCCCGTCAGCCTCTATGCAGCCACTAAGAAATCAAACGAAATGATGGCACATAGTTACTCACACCTCTACGACCTGCCAACGACCGGCCTACGTTTCTTCACAGTCTATGGCCCCTGGGGTCGCCCGGACATGGCACTTTTCTTGTTTACTGATGCCATATTAAATAACAGAGAAATTAAAGTTTTTAATAATGGGGAAATGTCACGCGACTTCACCTATATCGACGACATCGTCGATGGAATTTATAAAGCCCTACTTTCACCGCCAAAAAGAACTCAAGAAGATAAGTTGCGCACAGATAACTCATCCGCACCCTATGAGCTTTACAACATAGGTAATAATAGCCCCGTCCCCCTCATGGACTTCATCAGGGCTATCGAAAAATCCACTGGTATAGAAGCTAAAAAGAATTACATGCCACTTCAGCCAGGCGATGTGGTTTCGACGCACGCTGATTGCACAAAAATTATCCAAAATTTGCATTATTCACCTTCCACAAGCCTCCAAAAAGGTGTAGATCAATTTGTTCAATGGTACAAAAATTATTATAATTACTAG
- a CDS encoding IS256 family transposase yields the protein MHHSTQENSSVLLEMIQQVTENGESGMLEAMRVLLNEAMKVERSNSLEADPYERNESRLGYANGYKNKTVNTRLGAMKLNIPQVRGEIDFYPSSLEKGLRSERALMTAMAESYIQGTSTRKVTKLLEKMCGLSVSKSQVSRVVTELDESLEKWRNRPLGKYSYLLVDARYEKVRVDKTVRDCALLIAYGIDESGKRSVLGTSVSLSEAEVHWRNFFLSLNARGLHGLKMITSDSHSGLKAALKTVFGSIPWQRCQFHLQQNAGAYVPKKAMRSEVAQDIRDIFNAPSKLEAERLLKLTCLKYEEKASHLSEWMESALPEGFSVFDLERSCWTKLRTTNMVERQNREILRRTRTVSIFPNEASLLRLASAILMELDETWIATKRVYLSV from the coding sequence ATGCACCACTCTACACAAGAAAACAGTAGCGTCTTATTAGAAATGATCCAACAAGTTACAGAAAACGGCGAAAGCGGAATGCTTGAAGCGATGAGAGTTTTATTAAATGAAGCGATGAAAGTGGAGAGAAGTAATTCTCTTGAAGCTGATCCATATGAACGTAATGAAAGTCGCTTGGGTTATGCTAATGGCTATAAAAATAAAACTGTAAACACTCGACTTGGAGCAATGAAGCTTAATATCCCTCAAGTCAGAGGTGAAATTGATTTTTATCCAAGTTCTTTGGAGAAAGGCTTGCGAAGTGAACGAGCTTTAATGACAGCTATGGCAGAGAGTTATATTCAGGGGACATCGACTAGAAAGGTGACTAAACTTTTAGAGAAAATGTGTGGTCTATCTGTAAGTAAATCACAGGTATCCCGTGTGGTAACTGAGCTAGATGAGAGTTTAGAAAAGTGGCGCAACCGTCCTTTAGGTAAATATTCTTATCTTTTGGTGGATGCGAGATACGAGAAGGTTAGAGTAGATAAGACTGTTCGAGATTGTGCTTTACTTATTGCCTATGGAATAGATGAATCAGGAAAACGTTCAGTCCTCGGAACAAGTGTTTCTTTAAGTGAAGCGGAAGTTCATTGGAGGAACTTTTTTCTGTCATTGAATGCTCGAGGACTCCATGGCCTCAAGATGATTACCAGTGATAGTCATTCGGGCCTAAAAGCAGCGTTAAAGACTGTATTTGGTTCTATCCCATGGCAGAGATGTCAATTTCACTTACAGCAAAATGCTGGTGCTTATGTCCCTAAGAAAGCTATGCGCTCAGAAGTAGCTCAAGATATTAGAGATATCTTTAATGCACCTTCAAAGCTTGAGGCTGAAAGGCTTTTAAAGCTTACTTGCTTAAAGTATGAAGAAAAGGCTTCACATTTATCTGAATGGATGGAATCTGCACTTCCTGAAGGCTTTTCTGTATTCGATCTCGAGCGTTCTTGTTGGACAAAACTGAGAACGACCAATATGGTTGAAAGACAGAATCGAGAAATTCTCAGGCGAACTAGAACCGTATCTATATTCCCAAATGAAGCTTCACTTCTTAGATTAGCATCCGCTATTCTTATGGAATTAGATGAAACCTGGATAGCTACAAAAAGAGTTTATCTATCTGTTTAA
- a CDS encoding IS4 family transposase, whose translation MKPNKSNLSTLKQICQLIPPHIVNKLAKKHGIKTRKFSSWSHVVSLLYTQLSHALSLNDVCDGLHYHSSALFQIRGATAPKRNTFSNANRTRDAAMAEDLFWEVLNSLQSQLPSFGLDKQNSNFPKRFKRAVYAVDSTTIQLVAHCLNWAKHRRRKAAAKCHMQLNLQTFLPSYAIVKEANTHDSTEAKEMCATIKDGEIVVFDKAYVDFKHLYHLDIRGVNWVTRSKDNMTYDIIEERSSKSNIISDQLIKLNGVNTEKHYPKILRLVAANVEIDGKMKVLKFLSNNLQWAPSSIASIYQSRWGIEVFFKQLKQNLKLADFLGHNKNAIQWQVWTALLTYVLLRFLAFRSQWPHSFSRITTLIRGVLWSYFDLSSLLKTCGTASDPPKIKAVPDQAYLPNFDKAFYGTACV comes from the coding sequence ATGAAGCCAAACAAGAGTAATTTATCGACCTTAAAACAGATCTGCCAATTAATTCCACCTCACATAGTCAATAAACTTGCTAAGAAGCATGGAATAAAGACCCGAAAATTTAGTTCGTGGAGTCACGTCGTAAGTTTATTATATACTCAGCTCTCTCATGCTTTAAGTTTAAATGATGTATGTGATGGTTTACATTATCACTCCAGTGCATTATTTCAGATTAGAGGTGCGACAGCACCCAAAAGAAACACTTTCTCTAATGCCAACCGAACACGGGATGCAGCAATGGCGGAAGATTTGTTTTGGGAAGTTTTAAATTCACTGCAGTCTCAACTTCCTAGCTTTGGTTTAGATAAACAGAATTCAAACTTCCCAAAACGTTTCAAAAGAGCCGTATATGCGGTTGATTCTACGACAATTCAGTTAGTAGCGCATTGTTTGAACTGGGCTAAACATCGTCGCCGCAAAGCTGCGGCTAAATGTCATATGCAATTAAACCTTCAGACCTTTTTACCTTCCTATGCAATTGTTAAAGAAGCTAATACTCACGATTCAACAGAAGCCAAGGAGATGTGTGCTACTATTAAAGACGGTGAAATCGTTGTGTTCGATAAAGCTTATGTCGATTTCAAACACCTTTATCATCTTGATATCCGGGGAGTCAATTGGGTGACCCGTTCTAAAGACAATATGACTTATGATATAATCGAGGAACGATCCTCTAAAAGTAATATTATATCAGATCAACTCATTAAACTGAATGGTGTGAATACCGAAAAACATTATCCCAAAATACTCCGTTTGGTTGCCGCTAATGTTGAGATTGATGGAAAAATGAAGGTCCTGAAATTTCTAAGCAATAATTTACAGTGGGCACCAAGCTCTATCGCTTCTATTTATCAATCGCGATGGGGCATTGAAGTTTTTTTTAAGCAATTAAAACAAAACTTGAAGTTAGCTGATTTTTTAGGACATAACAAAAATGCAATTCAATGGCAAGTTTGGACTGCTCTGCTTACCTATGTTTTACTAAGGTTTCTAGCTTTCAGATCTCAATGGCCACATTCCTTCTCAAGAATTACGACTTTAATACGGGGAGTGTTATGGAGCTATTTCGATTTGTCTTCACTTTTAAAAACTTGTGGGACAGCCAGTGATCCGCCAAAGATCAAAGCCGTTCCAGATCAAGCGTATCTACCAAACTTTGATAAGGCATTCTATGGGACAGCATGTGTTTGA